One genomic window of Fusarium keratoplasticum isolate Fu6.1 chromosome 3, whole genome shotgun sequence includes the following:
- a CDS encoding Beta-glucosidase, which produces MGIRSLICGLLYLTEVGSATPTQKRAATADGYYVTPYYPAPFGGWVGEWAKSYDKAKKLVDSMTLAEKTNITAGSGLFMGSADRVGFPQLCLNDAANGIRLTDNVTVFPDGITAGATFDKKLLYERGAAIGKEARGKGVNIWLGPSVGPIGRKPKGGRNWEGFGADPALQAIGARETIKGVQGQGVIATIKHLIGNEQEMYRRQTTDFVSPAYSANIDDRTLHEVYLWPFAEAVRAGVGAAMTAYNRVNGTMSSEHSYLINALLKDELGFQGFVMTDWLSQITGVHSALAGMDMSMPGDPIIPLLGNSLWMYELTRATLNGSVPMSRLNDMATRIVAAWYQFGQDDGFPKVNFDTNTKAAVGPLYPGAWPNSPSGVVNRYVQVQEDHDVIAREIAQDAITLLKNEHKMLPLSTNSPLKIFGTGAQANPDGPNACVDRSCNKGTLGQGWGSGTVDYMYLDDPIGAIKKEAKDVTFYNTDKFPSVPNPTDKDVAVVFITSDSGENQYEVEGNHGDRDASRLNPWHGGNDLVKAAAAKYKNVIVVAHTVGPLVLEEWIDLPSVKSVLIAHLPGQEAGKSLTNVLFGHVSPSGHLPYSITYAEDDMPASVVKLIDSGFRDPPQDTYSEGLYIDYRWLNKEKTRPRYAFGHGLSYTSFSYTKATIEKVTQLSKYPPTRPAKGKMLDYSQDIPDYREAIKPSSFKTVWRYLYSWLSESDAKKAAERATTTKFNYPDGYTNVQKTASPRSGGAEGGNPALWDEAYRLSVVVTNEGADFAGKASLQAYVQFPNGISYDTPVIQLRDFEKTRELAPGESEKLEVVLTRKDVSVWDAETQDWVIPEVDGGYRIWLGEVDGTYHVFASTAQQSGYNLVYLSFTDIEKAGDAEFHYLDETPIGKGYRAAPQVFFFEPQGLWYLVYQNGNAAYSTNKDISNPAGWSAPKNFYSAQPGIIKQNIGNGNWVDMWVICDSTNCHLFSSDDNGQLYRSSTTLQNFPEGMDNTVIALSDSNPNRLFEASCVYTLEEGGYLLLVEAIGSDGARYFRSWTASSIDGKWNGLADSEENPFARSNNVNFSGTAWTKSISHGEVVRTKTDQTLTISLNGMRFLYQGLDPGASGEYNALPWKLGLITQSSS; this is translated from the exons ATGGGGATCCGAAGCCTGATTTGCGGCTTGCTCTATCTGACGGAAGTAGGGTCGGCAACTCCCACACAGAAAAGAGCTGCAACAGCGGATGGATACTATGTCACTCCGTATTATCCTGCCCCCTTCGGCGGCTGGGTAGGTGAGTGGGCAAAGAGctacgacaaggccaagaagctcgtcgacTCAATGACCCTGGCTGAGAAGACAAACATCACCGCCGGAAGTGGCTTGTTCATGG GTTCTGCTGATCGAGTTGGGTTTCCTCAACTCTGTCTCAACGATGCCGCCAACGGCATCCGCCTTACTGACAACGTAACCGTATTCCCTGACGGGATAACTGCTGGTGCAACTTTTGACAAGAAGTTGCTGTACGAGCGTGGTGCCGCCATCGGGAAGGAAGCTCGCGGGAAAGGCGTCAACATCTGGCTAGGTCCCTCAGTCGGCCCTATCGGCCGGAAGCCGAAAGGTGGTCGGAACTGGGAAGGTTTTGGAGCAGATCCCGCGCTGCAGGCTATCGGTGCCCGTGAGACGATCAAAGGTgtccaaggacaaggtgTAATTGCTACTATCAAGCACCTCATCGGGAACGAGCAGGAGATGTATCGTCGGCAGACGACCGATTTCGTTTCTCCGGCATACTCAGCAAACATTG ATGATCGAACACTTCATGAAGTTTATCTTTGGCCTTTTGCTGAGGCTGTCCGCGCGGGGGTCGGAGCTGCAATGACGGCATACAATCGA gtcaacggcaCCATGTCCAGCGAGCACTCGTACCTGATCAATGCCCTTCTAAAAGACGAACTGGGCTTTCAAGGCTTCGTCATGACCGACTGGCTGTCCCAAATCACCGGCGTCCACTCAGCCCTCGCAGGTATGGACATGAGCATGCCCGGTGATCCCATAATTCCACTGCTTGGGAACTCCTTGTGGATGTACGAGCTCACCCGGGCGACCCTCAATGGTTCAGTTCCTATGAGCAGACTCAACGACATGGCGACTCGCATCGTCGCAGCCTGGTATCAGTTTGGACAAGACGACGGTTTTCCAAAAGTCAACTTTGATACCAACACAAAGGCTGCTGTTGGTCCGCTTTATCCTGGAGCTTGGCCGAACTCCCCCAGTGGAGTGGTCAATCGATATGTCCAGGTCCAGGAAGACCATGACGTGATCGCAAGGGAGATTGCCCAAGACGCCATCACCCTTCTCAAGAACGAGCATAAGATGCTGCCTCTCTCTACCAACAGCCCATTGAAGATCTTTGGCACCGGAGCTCAGGCTAACCCCGATGGCCCGAACGCCTGTGTCGACCGCAGCTGCAACAAGGGCACATTGGGCCAAGGTTGGGGATCCGGCACCGTCGATTACATGTATCTCGACGACCCCATTGGTGCAATCaagaaggaagccaaggatgtcaCCTTTTATAACACTGACAAGTTCCCGTCGGTCCCAAATCCTACCGACAAGGATGTCGCGGTCGTCTTCATTACATCTGATTCCGGCGAGAACCAATACGAGGTTGAAGGAAACCATGGCGACCGGGATGCGTCGCGTCTGAATCCATGGCACGGCGGAAAcgaccttgtcaaggctgcgGCAGCCAAGTACAAGAACGTTATCGTCGTGGCACACACCGTTGGTCCCCTGGTTCTTGAGGAATGGATCGATCTCCCATCCGTCAAGTCGGTTCTTATTGCACATCTGCCAGGCCAGGAAGCAGGAAAGTCTCTTACCAACGTTCTGTTTGGACATGTCTCCCCGAGTGGACACTTGCCATATAGCATCACTTATGCCGAAGATGACATGCCAGCAAGCGTCGTGAAACTGATCGACTCTGGCTTCAGGGACCCACCGCAGGATACTTACTCGGAGGGTCTATACATCGACTACCGTTGGCTTAACAAGGAGAAGACTCGTCCTCGTTATGCCTTTGGCCATGGTCTCAGCTACACCAGCTTCTCATACACCAAAGCCACCATTGAAAAGGTCACTCAACTATCCAAGTACCCGCCAACCCGTCCGGCAAAAGGAAAGATGTTGGACTACTCACAGGATATCCCCGACTACCGAGAAGCTATTAAGCCAAGTAGTTTCAAAACTGTCTGGCGCTACCTCTACTCTTGGCTTTCCGAGTCAGACGCCAAAAAGGCAGCCGAGAGAGCCACGACAACCAAGTTCAACTACCCCGACGGCTACACGAACGTGCAAAAGACTGCATCTCCCCGTTCAGGCGGCGCTGAAGGCGGCAACCCTGCTCTCTGGGATGAAGCATACCGCCtctccgtcgtcgtcaccaaTGAGGGTGCAGACTTTGCTGGCAAGGCATCACTGCAGGCCTATGTCCAATTCCCGAATGGAATTTCGTATGATACGCCTGTCATTCAGCTACGTGACTTTGAGAAGACGAGAGAGCTTGCACCGGGGGAGAGCGAAAAGTTGGAGGTTGTGCTGACGAGGAAGGACGTGAGTGTTTGGGATGCTGAGACGCAGGACTGGGTTATCCCCGAGGTCGATGGAGGATATAGAATCTGGCTGGGAG AGGTAGATGGCACGTATCACGTTTTTGCCAGCACAGCCCAGCAATCCGGCTACAATCTCGTTTACTTGTCCTTCACGGATATTGAAAAAGCAGGCGATGCAGAGTTTCACTATTTGGACGAGACTCCTATCGGCAAAGGCTACCGTGCCGCCCCTCAAGTTTTCTTCTTTGAGCCGCAAGGCCTCTGGTATCTGGTCTACCAGAATGGCAATGCTGCCTACTCTACCAACAAGGACATTAGCAACCCTGCTGGCTGGAGCGCTCCTAAGAACTTTTACTCTGCCCAGCCGGGCATTATCAAGCAGAACATTGGCAATGGTAACTGGGTCGATATGTGGGTTATTTGCGATTCCACAAACTGccacctcttctcttccGACGACAATGGTCAGCTTTACCGTTCTTCGACTACGCTTCAGAACTTCCCCGAGGGCATGGATAATACGGTTATTGCTCTCTCCGACTCCAACCCGAACAGACTATTCGAAGCTTCATGCGTCTACACCCTCGAAGAAGGCGGTTACCTCCTTCTGGTAGAGGCCATCGGGAGCGACGGTGCACGATATTTCCGCTCCTGGACAGCATCAAGCATCGATGGCAAATGGAATGGCCTGGCCGACTCGGAGGAGAACCCTTTTGCTCGCTCCAACAATGTCAACTTCAGCGGAACTGCTTGGACCAAGAGCATCAGCCATGGAGAGGTGGTCCGTACAAAGACTGACCAGACACTGACCATCAGCCTCAACGGCATGCGTTTTCTCTACCAGGGTCTGGACCCTGGTGCTTCTGGAGAGTATAATGCTCTTCCGTGGAAGTTGGGTCTTATCACGCAGAGCAGCTCTTGA
- a CDS encoding Glyco-trans-2-like domain-containing protein: MSTPIQEPALKGQEHPMDTPKRFDQDTLAALQEVRGSSSGSTTPDQTRPSSLSFPPRPYMPSRSPSEFKSRSRPASIAASRHSFMGDYDAQDPAMIAKYVSRRATLLGWFDEPVETSVVNGLSLTGVAVKNEESYVFQPADVDPLLASVVSKLDAEAVMSISSEMLISIIDSIPPTQRSLVSDATGARIPVVPSLEDVTPEMCHYSRACIALQERVVIVWSQDPKAIINVTNHVQREILDMAQTTLEEDPINGRTPSSFTQRSSSTAPVPTPALVRGGLDEKNEVFQRAVALEENEDENGDVEGAPIRPKLKMHAFKISLAIMLVIITQSLGITKLLNEYFWDGRVARFGLVATIPPLTLFSLFFFIVLVTSLFQLFLPVSNCLKNSRFHSAIKPNPKRHRDYELPHITIQMPVYKEGLKGVIVPTMISVMAAIEYYEQQGGTASVFINDDGMQLIQPDLAEARKAYYRENDIGYTARLPNCKAPKKKGGLLSWFRKSEKSVGDDAEKEWSQMSPQERSNKIGFLRKGKFKKASNMNYGLAFSNRVEDEMVRLTQIECEQRGCTETDLTVDDDDLLYQQALANMLAEDDGRTWAEGNIRIGELILIIDCDTRVPVDSLYYGALEMHESPEVAILQHGSGVMQVVHNTFENGITYFTNVVYTAIKYGVGSGDVSPFVGHNAFLRWKAMQSIAFVDTDGQTKWWSDSHVSEDFDISLRVQMAGMIVRLATYHNGGFKEGVSLTLYDELTRWEKYAYGCNELVFHPFYQWFYKGPVTRLFLRFLWSNMPITSKVTITAYIFTYYAIASGLFLTTANYIIIGLFPDELDHLYMPSWGIWLSLVVVFNGLGSLAFSMVRHQLKEEVFWRALLQAIKWLPFLIIYFGGISLNCAKALICHAFSINIEWASTAKEPGPSGFFIGLDKMIESFKYTWLICIALAAMMIYFAVGAPWGYTITPGPHSTAMVAIVPLAIQISSAFFLPLTLGLN; this comes from the exons ATGAGCACTCCGATTCAAGAGCCCGCTCTCAAGGGCCAGGAGCATCCCATGGATACCCCCAAGAGGTTCGACCAAGACACCTTGGCCGCCCTCCAGGAGGTTCGCGGATCGTCGTCAGGTTCCACCACCCCTGACCAAACACGGCCTTCCAGCCTCTCCTTCCCTCCCCGGCCGTACATGCCCAGCCGATCTCCTTCTGAGTTCAAGTCTCGCTCACGGCCGGCATCGATTGCTGCCTCACGGCACTCTTTCATGGGTGACTATGATGCTCAAGATCCCGCCATG ATTGCCAAGTATGTCTCTCGACGGGCAACTCTCCTTGGATGGTTTGACGAACCTGTTGAGACATCCGTTGTCAATGGACTCTCCCTTACCGGCGTCGCCGTCAAGAACGAGGAGAGCTACGTCTTCCAACCCGCCGATGTCGATCCCCTTCTTGCATCTGTCGTGTCCAagctcgacgccgaggcagtcatgtccatctcctcgGAGATGCTGATCAGCATCATCGACTCCATCCCCCCTACCCAGAGATCGCTCGTCTCTGATGCAACCGGCGCCCGCATCCCTGTCGTGCCCTCACTCGAAGATGTAACCCCTGAGATGTGCCACTACTCACGTGCCTGCATTGCTCTCCAGGAGCGTGTTGTCATCGTCTGGTCACAGGACCCAAAGGCCATTATCAACGTGACCAACCACGTGCAGCGGGAGATTCTTGATATG GCCCAAACCACTCTCGAGGAAGACCCCATCAACGGACGGACCCCTTCGAGCTTCACCCAACGCTCCTCCAGCACTGCACCTGTCCCTACTCCTGCCCTCGTTCGTGGTGGACTCGATGAGAAGAATGAAGTTTTTCAGCGAGCCGTCGCCCTCGAGGAAAACGAAGATGAGAACGGTGACGTTGAGGGTGCACCTATCCGACCCAAACTCAAGATGCATGCCTTCAAGATCAGCCTGGCTATCATGTTGGTCATCATCACTCAGTCTTTGGGTATCACCAAG TTGCTGAACGAGTACTTCTGGGACGGTCGCGTAGCCCGTTTCGGCCTCGTCGCTACCATTCCTCCCCtgaccctcttctccctcttcttcttcatcgttcTCGTCACCAGTCTGttccagctcttcctccccgTGAGCAACTGCCTGAAGAACTCCCGCTTCCACTCCGCCATCAAGCCCAACCCCAAGCGACACCGCGACTATGAGCTGCCTCACATCACTATCCAGATGCCTGTCTACAAGGAAGGTCTGAAGGGTGTGATTGTTCCTACGATGATCAGTGTCATGGCTGCCATCGAGTACTACGAGCAGCAGGGTGGTACTGCGTCTGTCTTCATCAACGACGACGGCATGCAACTCATCCAGCCTGATCTAGCTGAGGCTCGCAAGGCTTACTACCGCGAGAACGACATCGGCTACACTGCCCGTTTGCCCAACTGCAAAGCCCCTAAGAAGAAGGGCGGCCTGCTGTCCTGGTTCCGCAAGTCCGAGAAGTCAGTCGGAGATGACGCTGAAAAAGAGTGGTCGCAGATGTCGCCTCAGGAACGCTCCAACAAGATCGGTTTCCTGCGCAAGggcaagttcaagaaggccagCAACATGAACTACGGTCTTGCCTTTTCCAACCgcgttgaggatgagatggtCCGCTTGACTCAGATTGAGTGCGAGCAACGTGGATGCACCGAGACAGACTTGActgtcgatgatgacgacctACTGTACCAACAGGCCTTGGCCAACATGCTGGCTGAGGATGATGGCCGTACTT GGGCTGAGGGCAACATTCGTATCGGCGAGCTCATCTTGATCATCGACTGTGACACACGAGTTCCTGTTGATTCTCTCTACTACGGTGCCTTGGAGATGCACGAGAGCCCTGAGGTCGCCATCCTCCAGCACGGGTCCGGTGTCATGCAGGTAGTCCACAACACCTTTGAGAACGGCA TCACCTACTTCACCAACGTCGTCTACACGGCCATTAAGTACGGTGTCGGCTCTGGCGATGTCTCTCCATTCGTGGGTCACAATGCCTTCCTCCGTTGGAAAGCGATGCAAAGTATCGCCTTTGTTGATACTGATGGCCAGACCAAGTGGTGGTCCGACTCTCACGTTTCAGAAGACTTTGACATCAGTCTTCGCGTCCAAATGGCAGGCATGATTGTTCGTCTTGCTACGTACCATAACGGCGGCTTCAAAGAAGGTGTCTCTCTCACGCTGTATGATGAGTTGACGCGCTGGGAGAAGTACGCCTATGGTTGCAACGAGCTTGTTTTCCACCCATT CTATCAATGGTTCTACAAGGGCCCTGTAACCAGATTGTTTCTTCGCTTCCTCTGGAGCAACATGCCCATCACGAGCAAGGTCACGATTACTGCCTACATCTTCACCT ACTATGCCATTGCCTCCGGTCTCTTCCTGACAACTGCCAACTACATCATCATTGGACTTTTCCCTGATGAGCTCGACCACCTGTACATGCCCTCCTGGGGCATCTGGCTGTCCCTCGTTGTCGTCTTCAACGGCCTCGGTTCCCTTGCCTTCAGCATGGTTCGCCATCAGTTGAAGGAAGAGGTCTTCTGGCGCGCTctcctccaggccatcaagtgGCTTCCCTTTCTCATCATCTACTTTGGTGGTATCAGCCTGAACTGCGCCAAAGCTCTCATCTGCCACGCCTtcagcatcaacatcgaGTGGGCCTCTACCGCCAAGGAGCCTGGACCCAGTGGTTTCTTCATTGGCCTCGATAAGATGATCGAGAGCTTCAAGTATACCTGGCTTATTTGCATTGCcttggcggccatgatgatctACTTTGCAGTTGGCGCACCTTGGGGATACACGATTACTCCTGGGCCTCATTCTACTGCCATGGTTGCTATTGTGCCCCTGGCTATTCAGATCTCTagcgccttcttcttgcctcTCACACTTGGCTTGAACTGA